In Mycolicibacterium gilvum, the following are encoded in one genomic region:
- a CDS encoding site-specific integrase, producing the protein MADASERCDDAQGLRPEWFAAFLADRGTRKPSVHTMKAYRQDFDAIATLITGRADEVARMALGDITTESMRTAFAQYAQYAQTHEAASIQRCWSSWNVLCTFLYTAELIGANPMLLVGRPKLAKTLPKALPTDSVVALLAALEADPQPRRRSDWVERDRALIVTALLAGLRADELLRANVGTFAALTPARWCMSAERAGRIAGSRSIGVGRHPRALSHQPHAAVPCHDQAPLPRHGTGRLAGQRTTVRRCGR; encoded by the coding sequence ATGGCCGACGCTTCCGAGCGGTGCGACGACGCTCAAGGGTTGCGTCCGGAATGGTTCGCCGCTTTCTTGGCCGACCGAGGTACGCGTAAGCCGTCGGTGCACACGATGAAGGCTTATCGTCAGGATTTCGACGCGATCGCGACTCTGATCACAGGTCGCGCCGATGAGGTGGCGCGGATGGCGTTGGGCGACATCACCACCGAGTCGATGCGTACCGCGTTCGCCCAGTACGCCCAGTACGCCCAGACCCATGAGGCCGCGTCCATTCAGCGCTGCTGGTCGAGCTGGAATGTGTTGTGCACCTTCCTGTACACAGCGGAGTTGATCGGGGCCAACCCGATGTTGCTGGTGGGGCGGCCCAAGCTCGCGAAGACTCTGCCCAAGGCGTTGCCGACGGACTCGGTGGTCGCGCTGTTGGCGGCACTGGAGGCAGATCCGCAGCCGCGGCGGCGCAGCGACTGGGTCGAACGCGACCGGGCCCTCATTGTGACCGCCCTGCTGGCGGGGTTGCGTGCCGATGAACTGTTGCGCGCCAATGTGGGGACCTTCGCCGCACTGACGCCGGCGCGGTGGTGCATGTCCGCGGAAAGGGCGGGAAGGATCGCCGGGTCCCGGTCGATCGGTGTTGGTCGACATCCTCGAGCGTTATCTCACCAGCCGCACGCTGCGGTTCCCTGCCACGACCAAGCGCCGCTCCCCCGGCACGGGACTGGCCGCCTGGCCGGCCAACGCACCACTGTTCGTCGGTGCGGACGG
- a CDS encoding MFS transporter, producing the protein MSTPNSADTGLGGTRTQLLPLYAAGFVTAFGAHSIAATLGGYIDGPYTSLLTLGLLLAIYDGAEVILKPVFGSLADRIGARPVLLGGLLAFAAASAAFVIAGDPAWLGVTRFAQGAAAAAFSPAAGVLVSRLTAPGQQGRGFGRYGAWKGLGYTLGPVLGGVLITWGGYTLLFATLATLGTAVAAWALLMVPGVAPLPRVRQTVLDLGRRLASPGFLRPTLALAAATAALSVGVGFLPVIGASRGLSPLLTGAVVSVLAAATAVVQPGVGRARDDGRIGDRTGLSTGLLLAAAGCAAVVIPGIMGLASAAVLIGIGVGVVTPIGFASLAASTPAERLGQTMGSAEVGRELGDAGGPLLVGALAAAATLTPALLVFATALAATAALSTAPTAGRHAQTSNDT; encoded by the coding sequence ATGAGTACGCCCAACTCTGCCGATACAGGCCTCGGGGGGACCCGAACTCAGTTGTTGCCTTTGTACGCGGCGGGATTCGTCACCGCATTCGGCGCTCACAGCATTGCCGCCACCTTGGGCGGCTATATCGACGGGCCGTACACATCGCTGCTCACCCTGGGCCTGCTGCTGGCCATCTACGACGGAGCCGAAGTCATCCTCAAACCGGTATTCGGATCGTTGGCCGATCGCATTGGCGCCCGCCCAGTTCTGCTCGGCGGACTGCTCGCCTTCGCCGCGGCATCCGCTGCCTTCGTCATCGCTGGAGATCCTGCCTGGTTGGGCGTGACCCGATTCGCTCAGGGCGCCGCCGCAGCAGCATTCTCACCTGCCGCCGGGGTATTGGTGTCGCGGCTAACCGCGCCGGGGCAGCAAGGCCGCGGCTTCGGTCGCTACGGTGCCTGGAAAGGACTTGGCTACACCCTGGGACCGGTATTGGGAGGGGTGCTCATCACCTGGGGCGGCTACACCCTGCTCTTCGCCACGCTCGCCACACTAGGAACGGCGGTCGCAGCGTGGGCGCTGCTGATGGTGCCGGGGGTGGCACCGTTGCCGCGGGTCCGCCAGACGGTACTCGACCTGGGCCGCCGACTCGCCAGCCCGGGCTTTCTGCGCCCGACCCTCGCACTAGCCGCGGCCACCGCCGCATTATCGGTCGGTGTTGGCTTCCTCCCCGTCATCGGCGCCAGCCGCGGCCTCAGCCCACTTCTCACCGGAGCGGTCGTCTCGGTGTTGGCAGCGGCGACCGCCGTAGTTCAGCCCGGGGTTGGGCGCGCTCGCGATGACGGGCGCATCGGGGACCGCACCGGGTTGTCAACCGGCCTACTGCTCGCTGCCGCCGGGTGCGCGGCGGTGGTGATACCAGGAATCATGGGCCTGGCCAGCGCTGCCGTACTGATCGGCATTGGCGTAGGCGTCGTCACCCCGATCGGGTTCGCCTCTCTGGCCGCGTCCACTCCCGCTGAACGGCTCGGCCAAACCATGGGCTCTGCCGAAGTGGGCCGCGAACTCGGAGATGCCGGTGGGCCACTACTCGTCGGCGCCCTCGCCGCCGCGGCCACCTTGACCCCTGCGCTACTGGTATTCGCTACTGCCCTAGCCGCCACCGCCGCGCTCAGCACCGCGCCCACCGCCGGTCGTCACGCCCAAACCAGCAATGACACCTAG
- a CDS encoding heavy metal-responsive transcriptional regulator — MLIGELARSVDLSPQTIRFYERRGLLPAPRRGTNGYRRYDRTAITRLHFIRAGQAAGLTLDDIASIVDLRDHGTAPCEHVHALLSGKLDDITQRQQELASLATELRRLLHRSRTLNPLNCTDARICHILSEAP; from the coding sequence ATGCTGATCGGAGAGCTGGCACGATCCGTGGATCTATCGCCGCAGACCATCCGTTTCTACGAACGACGCGGACTACTGCCAGCACCTCGCCGCGGCACCAATGGCTACCGGCGCTACGACCGCACTGCGATCACCCGACTGCACTTCATCCGCGCCGGACAAGCCGCCGGACTGACCCTGGACGATATCGCCAGCATCGTGGACCTTCGTGACCACGGAACGGCACCCTGCGAGCACGTACACGCGCTACTCAGCGGCAAGCTCGACGACATAACACAGCGCCAACAAGAGCTGGCATCGCTAGCAACAGAACTGCGTCGACTCCTTCACCGCAGCCGGACGCTGAATCCTTTGAACTGCACCGACGCCCGCATCTGTCACATCCTCAGCGAGGCTCCGTGA
- a CDS encoding dihydrolipoyl dehydrogenase family protein, translated as MTARFDLIVIGAGMAGIAAANKCAAQGWRVAIVDALPYGGTCALRGCDPKKILRRGAEIIDASQLMRGKGIDDGQIRINWTDLMRHKRGFTDPAPANMENDLRRHGVQTLHGQAQFVDAHQISIGNDSHHTDRVLIATGARPRPLQFHGNEHLIDSTEFLELEVLPPRIVFVGGGYISFEFAHIAARAGSHPIILDHGPRPLKGFDPDLVDLLIAGGDVAGVHVQPSTTVTAVRATASGYQVQVDQDGTLTTIDTDLVVHGAGRVPELAELDLDRAGIAWCERGISVEPYLQSTTHPGVYAAGDAADTAGPPLTPVAVIEGKVAASNMLKDASTVPDYTGIPSAVFTIPELARVGLLETEARDLGLKIDVRYTDASTWYSSYRLGEDTAAAKILVNKDDDRIVGAHLLGPDYTEHANIVALAIKLGLTTRQLKTTTAAYPTLGSDLGSML; from the coding sequence ATGACTGCCCGCTTCGATTTGATCGTGATCGGTGCCGGCATGGCCGGTATCGCCGCCGCCAATAAGTGCGCCGCCCAGGGCTGGCGCGTGGCGATCGTCGACGCGTTGCCCTACGGCGGTACCTGCGCGCTGCGCGGATGCGACCCGAAAAAGATCCTGCGCCGTGGCGCCGAAATCATCGACGCTTCCCAACTGATGCGCGGAAAAGGTATCGACGATGGCCAGATCCGCATCAACTGGACCGATCTGATGCGCCACAAACGGGGCTTCACCGATCCGGCACCAGCGAACATGGAAAACGACCTACGTCGCCACGGCGTCCAAACACTGCATGGTCAGGCCCAGTTCGTAGACGCCCATCAGATCAGCATCGGAAACGACTCCCACCACACAGACCGGGTCTTGATTGCTACTGGAGCGCGGCCCCGACCGCTGCAGTTCCACGGAAACGAACACCTCATCGACAGCACCGAGTTCCTCGAATTGGAGGTTTTGCCACCGCGAATCGTGTTCGTTGGGGGCGGTTACATTTCTTTCGAGTTCGCCCACATCGCCGCCCGGGCGGGCAGCCACCCGATCATCCTCGATCACGGTCCGCGCCCACTGAAGGGGTTCGACCCCGATCTAGTCGACCTGTTGATCGCCGGCGGCGACGTTGCCGGAGTTCACGTGCAGCCGTCCACCACGGTCACCGCTGTACGTGCGACGGCGTCCGGATACCAAGTCCAGGTCGATCAGGATGGAACTCTTACCACCATCGATACAGACTTGGTGGTTCACGGCGCCGGACGCGTCCCCGAGCTGGCCGAACTCGACCTCGACCGTGCTGGCATCGCGTGGTGTGAGCGAGGAATCAGTGTGGAGCCGTACCTGCAAAGCACCACACACCCCGGCGTCTACGCCGCCGGGGATGCCGCAGACACCGCCGGCCCCCCGTTGACGCCCGTGGCCGTCATCGAAGGCAAAGTAGCCGCCTCCAACATGCTCAAAGACGCCAGCACCGTGCCCGACTACACGGGTATCCCGTCGGCTGTATTCACGATCCCCGAACTGGCGCGCGTTGGGTTGCTCGAAACAGAAGCCCGCGACCTGGGATTGAAGATCGACGTGCGCTACACCGACGCCAGCACCTGGTATTCGAGCTACCGCCTCGGCGAAGATACCGCCGCAGCCAAGATCCTCGTCAATAAGGACGACGACCGAATCGTGGGCGCACACCTGCTCGGACCGGACTACACCGAACACGCCAACATCGTGGCCCTGGCCATCAAACTAGGCCTCACCACACGCCAGCTCAAGACAACCACCGCGGCGTACCCCACCCTGGGCTCCGACCTCGGCTCGATGCTCTAA
- a CDS encoding Chromate resistance protein ChrB: protein MPAEPSRHRVAVWRELRRAGATLLGQGVWAVPDAPVFADGIARTEELAERGDGEVTVLAASGRNESDAARLEALFTAERSEEWAEFISDCANFDAEIDKEIRIAKFTIAELEEEEHSLERLRRWHRELTARDVFGAPEVTEANQQLKHCIERLADYTERVFTALHQL from the coding sequence ATGCCTGCGGAGCCTTCGCGGCACCGAGTCGCGGTGTGGCGCGAGCTGCGGCGCGCTGGGGCCACCCTGTTGGGGCAGGGGGTATGGGCGGTGCCCGATGCCCCGGTATTCGCCGATGGAATCGCCCGAACCGAAGAGCTAGCTGAACGCGGTGACGGCGAGGTGACGGTGCTGGCCGCGTCCGGACGCAATGAATCCGACGCTGCGCGTCTGGAAGCCTTGTTCACCGCTGAACGGAGCGAGGAGTGGGCTGAGTTCATCTCCGACTGCGCCAATTTCGACGCCGAAATCGACAAAGAGATTCGAATCGCCAAGTTCACGATCGCTGAGCTCGAAGAAGAAGAACACAGCCTAGAGCGACTGCGTCGATGGCACCGCGAACTGACCGCGCGTGATGTATTCGGCGCCCCCGAGGTGACCGAGGCCAACCAGCAGCTCAAGCATTGCATCGAACGCCTCGCCGACTACACCGAGCGGGTTTTCACCGCGTTGCACCAGCTATGA
- a CDS encoding abortive infection family protein — protein MQCIFLLATAVNRLRNDAGTGHGRPGPPRKTSELSAAEARLVAHATALVAGALLDKLDGG, from the coding sequence GTGCAGTGCATATTCCTGCTGGCCACCGCGGTTAATCGACTCCGAAACGACGCCGGCACCGGCCACGGACGACCTGGACCACCACGCAAGACCAGCGAACTGAGCGCAGCAGAGGCCCGCCTCGTCGCTCACGCGACCGCACTCGTCGCAGGAGCGTTGCTCGACAAACTCGACGGCGGCTGA
- a CDS encoding IS110 family transposase produces the protein MKLTCGVDWAEAHHDIALIDEGGAVVARSRIDSGAAGFNCLLSLIGEHGGSVEDTPVAIETDKNLLVVALVEAGFTVYPINPRAVARYRERHSQSGGKSDPGDAAVLAHILRTDRHMHRQMPAVSEHGRAVKALARQHQEAIWALHQTVSRLRSVLLEFYPQALQAFPNLKHKAALSVLAAAPAPAAGQRLTRRRVISLLQRAGRGNHPELVEQILTDLHTPALRQPPRVEAALGHTVSGLIAIVIAMARAVEDLEAELTRQFELHPQAQILRSTPGLGPILAARVLAEIGDDPARFNDANSLRAFAGTAPVTIASGRSRYVKARKVRNKRLGDACHWWAFSMLTKSSGAREHYDKRRAAGDRHNAALRNLANKLLGRLWWCLANNAPWDDAAAWPHRAEHPHPVAA, from the coding sequence ATGAAACTGACTTGCGGGGTCGATTGGGCCGAGGCGCATCACGACATCGCGTTGATCGACGAGGGCGGGGCTGTGGTTGCGCGTTCCCGGATTGATTCTGGCGCAGCCGGATTCAACTGTCTACTGTCGCTAATCGGCGAACATGGCGGGAGCGTCGAGGACACTCCCGTGGCGATCGAGACCGATAAGAATCTCCTTGTCGTGGCGTTGGTTGAGGCCGGGTTCACGGTATACCCGATCAACCCTCGCGCGGTGGCGCGCTACCGGGAACGCCACTCACAGTCCGGAGGCAAGTCAGACCCCGGAGACGCCGCTGTGCTCGCGCATATCCTGCGCACCGACCGGCACATGCACCGCCAGATGCCGGCGGTCAGTGAGCACGGCCGAGCTGTCAAGGCGTTGGCCCGCCAGCACCAGGAAGCGATCTGGGCGCTGCACCAGACGGTTAGCCGCCTGCGGTCGGTGCTGCTGGAATTCTATCCGCAAGCCTTGCAGGCATTTCCGAACCTCAAACATAAGGCGGCTTTGAGTGTGCTGGCCGCTGCACCGGCCCCGGCGGCCGGTCAACGGCTGACCCGCCGTCGAGTGATCAGTCTGCTGCAGCGGGCCGGGCGCGGCAATCATCCCGAATTAGTCGAGCAGATCCTCACCGATCTGCACACCCCGGCGTTAAGGCAACCCCCACGCGTCGAGGCGGCCCTCGGACACACCGTGTCCGGTCTCATCGCCATCGTGATCGCGATGGCACGCGCCGTCGAGGACCTCGAAGCCGAGCTGACCCGCCAGTTCGAGCTGCATCCACAGGCACAGATTCTGCGCTCAACACCGGGCCTCGGTCCGATACTGGCCGCCCGCGTGTTGGCCGAGATCGGCGACGATCCAGCGCGATTCAACGATGCGAACAGTCTGCGTGCCTTCGCCGGTACCGCGCCGGTCACGATCGCATCAGGCCGTTCGCGCTACGTCAAGGCCCGGAAGGTTCGCAACAAGCGGCTCGGCGATGCCTGCCATTGGTGGGCGTTCTCGATGCTCACGAAATCCTCGGGAGCCCGTGAGCACTACGACAAACGCCGCGCTGCCGGCGATCGCCACAACGCCGCGTTGCGCAACCTCGCCAACAAGCTGCTCGGACGCCTGTGGTGGTGCCTGGCCAACAACGCGCCGTGGGACGACGCCGCCGCCTGGCCCCACCGAGCCGAGCACCCGCATCCCGTCGCCGCTTGA